A DNA window from Methylobacterium sp. NMS14P contains the following coding sequences:
- the cydB gene encoding cytochrome d ubiquinol oxidase subunit II, protein MSLDLTLIWALLIATAVFLYVVMDGFDLGVGILFPAVRGKADRDVMVNTVAPVWDGNETWLILGGGGLFAVFPLAYATILPALYMPLILMLLALVFRGVAFEMRFRAASPASQRTWDRSFSWGSYVATFCQGICLGALVQGIRVEGRAYAGGWWDWLTPFSLLTGAALVAGYGLLGACWLIWKTEGELQLRAYRLARRLGLATLAAIVIVSAAMPILSEAFRARWLSWPNLALAAPVPALVALLAWRFFVALDRRAEVAPFLCALGLFLMSYVGLGISLWPMIVPPAISIWDAATHPSSQAFLLAGAVVLVPMILAYTAYVYWLFRGKVAAGAPGYH, encoded by the coding sequence ATGTCCCTCGACCTCACGCTCATCTGGGCGCTCCTCATCGCCACCGCGGTCTTCCTCTACGTGGTGATGGACGGCTTCGACCTCGGAGTCGGCATCCTGTTCCCGGCGGTGCGCGGCAAGGCGGACCGCGACGTCATGGTCAACACCGTCGCGCCGGTCTGGGACGGCAACGAGACCTGGCTTATCCTCGGCGGCGGCGGGCTGTTCGCGGTGTTCCCGCTGGCCTACGCCACGATCCTGCCGGCCCTCTACATGCCGCTGATCCTGATGCTCCTGGCACTGGTCTTCCGCGGCGTCGCCTTCGAGATGCGGTTCCGCGCGGCCTCCCCCGCGAGCCAGCGGACCTGGGACCGGTCGTTCTCGTGGGGCAGCTACGTGGCGACCTTCTGCCAGGGCATCTGCCTCGGGGCCCTGGTCCAGGGCATCCGGGTCGAGGGTCGGGCCTACGCGGGCGGCTGGTGGGACTGGCTGACGCCGTTCTCGCTGCTGACCGGCGCCGCCCTGGTGGCTGGCTACGGCCTGCTCGGCGCCTGCTGGCTGATCTGGAAGACGGAGGGCGAGCTCCAGCTCCGGGCCTACAGGCTCGCGCGCCGGCTCGGCCTCGCCACGCTGGCGGCCATCGTGATCGTCTCGGCCGCGATGCCGATCCTGAGCGAGGCGTTCCGGGCGCGCTGGCTGTCCTGGCCGAACCTTGCCCTGGCCGCGCCGGTGCCGGCCCTGGTCGCGCTGCTGGCGTGGCGCTTCTTCGTCGCGCTCGATCGTCGGGCCGAGGTCGCGCCGTTCCTCTGCGCCCTGGGGCTGTTCCTGATGTCGTATGTCGGGCTCGGGATCAGCCTGTGGCCGATGATCGTCCCGCCGGCGATCTCGATCTGGGACGCGGCGACCCACCCGAGCAGCCAGGCGTTCCTGCTGGCCGGCGCGGTGGTCCTGGTGCCGATGATCCTCGCCTACACGGCCTACGTCTACTGGCTGTTCCGCGGCAAGGTCGCGGCGGGCGCGCCGGGCTATCACTGA
- a CDS encoding cytochrome ubiquinol oxidase subunit I, with the protein MSALELPSAVNLARAQFALTVVWHFLFPAFTIGLASYLAVLEGFWLRTGRAVYLDTYRYWLRIFAVAFAMGVVSGLVMSYQFGTNWSVFADRTAPVLGPLLGYEVLTAFFLEAGFLGVMLFGLERVGKGLHFLATCLVAVGTLTSAFWILSANSWMQTPTGHVVGPDGRFNPADWWAIVFNPSFPYRFAHTVTGAYLTTAMIVGAVGAWHLLRDRANPRARLMFSMAMWMAAAVAPAQLVIGDLHGGNSYQHQPAKVAAMEGHFRTERRAPAILFGWPDAEARAVRDRIGIPGLASLYLTHDLDGEVRGLNDMPRDLWPTNLPLVFWSFRIMVGLGLLMIALGLAALWLRHRGRLYDTAWLHRFAVGMGPSGLIAVTAGWTVTEAGRQPFTVYGALRTVDSVSPVAAPAVAASLAAFAAVYLAVFGTGIWYLLHLFNQAPHAHEPGPPPGQPIRTAGITPAPALVAGAQDAARPLAQPAE; encoded by the coding sequence ATGTCCGCCCTCGAACTGCCGAGTGCAGTCAATCTCGCGCGAGCCCAGTTCGCGCTCACTGTCGTCTGGCACTTCCTGTTCCCGGCCTTCACCATCGGGCTCGCGAGCTACCTCGCCGTGCTCGAAGGCTTCTGGCTGCGGACCGGCAGGGCCGTCTATCTGGACACCTACCGCTACTGGCTCCGCATCTTCGCGGTCGCCTTCGCGATGGGCGTCGTGTCGGGCCTGGTCATGAGCTACCAGTTCGGCACCAACTGGTCGGTTTTCGCCGACCGGACGGCCCCCGTGCTCGGGCCGCTCCTCGGCTACGAGGTGCTCACGGCCTTCTTCCTGGAGGCCGGCTTCCTCGGCGTCATGCTGTTCGGCCTGGAGCGGGTCGGCAAGGGGCTGCACTTCCTGGCGACCTGCCTCGTCGCCGTCGGCACCCTCACCTCGGCGTTCTGGATCCTCTCGGCCAATTCCTGGATGCAGACGCCCACCGGCCACGTCGTCGGGCCGGACGGCCGCTTCAACCCGGCCGACTGGTGGGCGATCGTCTTCAACCCGTCCTTCCCCTACCGCTTCGCCCACACGGTCACCGGCGCCTACCTCACCACCGCGATGATCGTCGGCGCGGTGGGCGCGTGGCACCTGCTGCGCGACCGGGCCAACCCCCGGGCCCGTCTGATGTTCTCGATGGCCATGTGGATGGCCGCCGCGGTGGCCCCGGCCCAGCTGGTGATCGGCGACCTCCACGGCGGCAATTCCTACCAGCACCAGCCCGCCAAGGTCGCCGCCATGGAGGGGCATTTCCGGACGGAGCGCCGGGCCCCCGCGATCCTGTTCGGATGGCCGGACGCGGAGGCACGCGCGGTGCGGGACCGGATCGGGATCCCCGGCCTCGCCAGCCTCTACCTGACCCACGATCTCGACGGTGAGGTCCGCGGCCTCAACGACATGCCGCGCGACCTCTGGCCGACCAACCTCCCGCTGGTGTTCTGGTCGTTCCGGATCATGGTCGGCCTCGGCCTGCTGATGATCGCCCTGGGCCTCGCCGCTCTGTGGCTGCGCCATCGGGGACGGCTCTACGACACCGCCTGGCTGCACCGCTTCGCCGTCGGCATGGGGCCGTCCGGGCTGATCGCCGTCACGGCCGGCTGGACGGTGACGGAAGCCGGTCGTCAGCCCTTCACCGTCTACGGCGCCCTGCGCACCGTCGACAGCGTGTCCCCGGTGGCGGCCCCGGCCGTCGCCGCCTCGCTGGCGGCCTTCGCGGCGGTCTACCTCGCGGTGTTCGGCACGGGCATCTGGTACCTCCTGCACCTGTTCAACCAGGCGCCGCACGCCCACGAGCCCGGCCCGCCCCCCGGACAGCCGATCCGCACCGCCGGCATCACGCCCGCCCCCGCCCTCGTCGCCGGCGCGCAGGATGCCGCCCGCCCCCTCGCGCAGCCCGCGGAGTAG
- a CDS encoding universal stress protein, whose translation MSYANILVSVDFAEATADRVRLAAALARRFDATLTGAAAAEVPAPLFAHDIRDAQAQYERSKAKILQEVERAQAVFARCAGTAPRTAWRGGADRSFAHLVERGRAADLIVVGGAGDTEIDPSPFGVAVAPVLMEAGRPVLVVPQHYAGEPGKRIVVAWKDTPEARRAISGALPFLRSAGQVFVVTTGQGARLEGAEEVAAHLRLHGAAVTTHLLTTAVSDGEEILRFARAQEADLIVMGAYGHSRLREWAFGGATRDVLQASSLCCLMAH comes from the coding sequence ATGTCCTACGCCAACATCCTGGTCTCGGTGGATTTCGCCGAGGCGACGGCCGACCGCGTCCGGCTCGCGGCCGCGCTGGCGCGCCGCTTCGACGCGACGCTCACCGGCGCCGCCGCGGCCGAGGTGCCGGCGCCGCTCTTCGCCCACGACATCCGGGACGCGCAGGCCCAGTACGAGCGCTCGAAGGCGAAGATCCTGCAGGAGGTCGAGCGCGCGCAGGCCGTCTTCGCCCGGTGCGCGGGCACGGCGCCCCGCACCGCCTGGCGGGGCGGCGCGGACCGGTCGTTCGCCCATCTCGTGGAGCGGGGCCGCGCCGCTGACCTGATCGTGGTGGGCGGTGCCGGCGACACCGAGATCGATCCGAGCCCGTTCGGCGTGGCGGTCGCCCCCGTCCTGATGGAGGCGGGGCGCCCCGTCCTCGTCGTCCCGCAGCACTATGCTGGGGAACCGGGCAAGCGGATCGTCGTGGCCTGGAAGGATACGCCGGAGGCGCGGCGGGCGATTTCGGGCGCCCTTCCGTTCCTGCGCTCCGCCGGCCAGGTCTTCGTCGTGACGACCGGTCAGGGCGCCCGCCTCGAGGGGGCCGAGGAGGTCGCGGCCCATCTCAGGCTCCACGGCGCGGCCGTCACGACCCACCTGCTGACCACGGCGGTCAGCGATGGGGAGGAGATCCTGCGGTTCGCCCGCGCGCAGGAGGCCGACCTGATCGTCATGGGAGCCTACGGCCACTCGCGCCTGCGGGAGTGGGCCTTCGGCGGCGCTACCCGCGACGTCCTGCAGGCGAGCAGTCTCTGCTGCCTGATGGCGCATTGA
- a CDS encoding substrate-binding domain-containing protein, which translates to MSSTEWARGRFIGGSLRTGTLVLALGAWAFPASAATIAILTPPAAAARRLHDGLDEHARARGVEARFAEAPEGAGEVQIAQVRKFIAAKVDALVVMPVDLSAREEITRLALEADVPLVLIGQGPRADWFAGRVTHVVPHDLVAGRLQMRKLAQMLGGTGRVALIAGSASDPASVLRQKGARDVLSVSPGLRLVAETTADGGRAPARAAVAGWLTRGLGIDVIAAGSDEMALGAAEAVEAAGIPAGRILIGGVDATADGMQAMQDKRLAVTIYQDAGTLSRRAVDDALALIRREPVPHVDGVPCELVTDRMSTTHFAR; encoded by the coding sequence ATGAGCTCAACCGAGTGGGCGCGTGGCCGCTTCATCGGCGGGTCGCTCCGGACGGGAACCCTCGTCCTCGCCCTCGGGGCTTGGGCGTTTCCGGCCTCGGCTGCCACGATCGCGATCCTGACGCCGCCGGCGGCTGCCGCCCGGCGCCTGCACGACGGCCTCGACGAGCACGCGCGCGCGCGCGGCGTGGAGGCCCGCTTCGCCGAGGCACCTGAGGGTGCGGGCGAGGTGCAGATCGCTCAGGTGCGGAAGTTCATCGCCGCGAAGGTCGACGCCCTCGTGGTGATGCCGGTCGACCTGTCGGCCCGCGAGGAGATCACCCGGCTGGCCCTCGAGGCGGACGTCCCGCTGGTCCTCATCGGTCAGGGCCCGCGCGCGGACTGGTTCGCCGGACGGGTCACGCATGTCGTTCCGCACGACCTCGTTGCCGGGCGTCTGCAGATGCGCAAGCTCGCTCAGATGCTGGGCGGCACCGGGCGCGTCGCGCTCATCGCGGGCAGCGCCTCCGATCCCGCCTCGGTGCTCCGACAGAAGGGCGCCAGGGACGTGCTCTCCGTGAGCCCGGGACTCCGGCTCGTCGCGGAGACGACGGCCGATGGGGGCCGCGCGCCGGCGCGGGCCGCCGTCGCCGGGTGGCTCACCCGCGGCCTCGGCATCGATGTCATCGCCGCCGGCAGCGACGAGATGGCGCTCGGCGCCGCCGAGGCGGTCGAGGCTGCCGGGATCCCGGCGGGCCGGATCCTCATCGGCGGCGTGGATGCGACCGCCGACGGCATGCAGGCGATGCAGGACAAGCGCCTCGCCGTGACGATCTACCAGGACGCCGGCACCCTGAGCCGTCGCGCGGTCGACGACGCCCTCGCGCTCATCCGGCGCGAGCCGGTTCCGCACGTCGACGGGGTCCCGTGCGAACTCGTCACGGACCGCATGTCGACCACCCATTTCGCGCGCTAG
- a CDS encoding methyl-accepting chemotaxis protein yields the protein MVYRPIWSRNHCNLRLRTIVIGFSASMFCVSIAIGCVTAVQFGAIDFASRSLAREITAVRLLGTMKQLTQELRALDHLAHAASTVAVRRDDIDRNTRAHEAFTKAWSAYAPTVRTADERKLAQGLWEAWQHFLAAEAEVAAHDRAGERDLADTVLMTALQADAAAVTRAADAVLTDRDGVTGLVEAVDAADTTYRLALAIGLLSAALAALGLVQLALRRVAHPMTALASALQRLADKDLTVAIPSTAGAVELGVVAAATRALQEILRHAELRDAEAARVRAQGERRRIVVEEATGQVETTIAGIVETVSSTAAALRGTADGVGRAIRETERRSARIGALLERTRSSVRRIAVSADEFGVGVEEVGARAAAAATLAGIAAADAVQSTARVQALSGAVDRIGDVVRMVAKIAAQTDLLALNATIEAARAGDAGRGFAVVASEVKVLAAQTKAAIDLIGQHVAEIRGSTAEAVSAIAGITARVEDMSRAARAIGDAAERQGAAARAVALTVAEATDDTERLGADSADVASTPEAADPAATAVLTAAERLTRDTARLGDEIAGILESLRAA from the coding sequence ATGGTGTACCGTCCGATCTGGAGCAGAAATCATTGTAATCTGCGTCTCAGAACAATTGTGATCGGCTTCTCAGCCTCGATGTTCTGTGTCTCCATCGCGATCGGGTGCGTTACGGCGGTCCAGTTCGGCGCGATCGATTTTGCCAGTCGATCTCTGGCCCGAGAAATTACGGCTGTCAGGCTTCTCGGCACCATGAAGCAGCTGACACAGGAACTCCGTGCGCTCGACCATCTGGCGCACGCCGCATCCACCGTCGCGGTGCGCCGCGACGACATCGACCGAAATACGCGGGCGCACGAGGCATTTACGAAGGCCTGGAGCGCCTACGCGCCCACCGTCAGGACGGCGGACGAGCGGAAACTGGCGCAAGGTCTGTGGGAAGCCTGGCAGCATTTCCTGGCCGCGGAGGCCGAGGTGGCCGCGCACGACCGTGCCGGGGAACGCGATCTCGCCGACACGGTCCTGATGACAGCGCTGCAGGCCGACGCCGCGGCCGTCACGCGGGCGGCCGATGCGGTGCTGACCGACCGCGACGGCGTCACCGGGCTGGTCGAGGCCGTCGATGCCGCCGATACGACCTATCGCCTGGCGCTCGCGATCGGCCTGTTGAGCGCCGCCCTCGCTGCCCTGGGGCTGGTGCAACTCGCCCTGCGCCGCGTCGCGCACCCGATGACCGCGCTGGCCTCCGCCCTGCAGCGACTGGCCGACAAGGATCTCACGGTTGCGATCCCATCGACCGCGGGTGCCGTCGAACTCGGCGTCGTGGCGGCCGCCACGAGAGCCCTTCAAGAGATCCTGCGCCACGCTGAGCTGCGGGACGCGGAGGCTGCTCGGGTGCGCGCGCAGGGCGAGCGGCGGCGCATCGTGGTCGAAGAGGCGACCGGGCAGGTCGAGACCACGATCGCCGGCATCGTCGAGACCGTGTCTTCCACCGCTGCGGCGCTGCGCGGGACCGCCGACGGCGTTGGCCGGGCGATCCGCGAGACGGAACGTCGATCGGCCAGGATAGGTGCTCTGCTCGAGCGGACGCGATCCAGCGTCCGGCGGATCGCCGTCTCTGCCGATGAGTTCGGGGTGGGGGTCGAGGAGGTCGGGGCGCGGGCAGCGGCCGCCGCAACCCTGGCCGGGATCGCCGCGGCGGACGCGGTGCAGTCCACCGCCCGCGTGCAGGCGCTCAGCGGCGCCGTGGACCGGATCGGCGACGTCGTCCGCATGGTCGCCAAGATCGCCGCCCAGACCGATCTTCTGGCGCTCAACGCCACGATCGAGGCTGCCCGTGCCGGCGACGCGGGCCGCGGCTTCGCGGTGGTCGCTTCCGAAGTGAAGGTCCTGGCCGCTCAGACCAAGGCGGCCATTGACCTCATCGGCCAGCACGTGGCCGAGATCCGCGGCTCGACCGCGGAAGCGGTGTCGGCAATCGCGGGCATCACGGCGCGGGTCGAGGACATGAGCCGCGCGGCGCGTGCCATAGGCGATGCCGCGGAGCGGCAGGGCGCGGCCGCGCGGGCGGTCGCGCTGACCGTCGCGGAGGCGACAGACGATACCGAGCGGCTCGGCGCCGACAGCGCGGACGTCGCCAGCACGCCCGAGGCGGCCGATCCGGCTGCGACCGCCGTGCTCACCGCGGCGGAGCGCCTGACGCGGGACACCGCGCGTCTCGGCGACGAGATCGCCGGCATCTTGGAGAGCCTCCGTGCCGCCTGA
- a CDS encoding HWE histidine kinase domain-containing protein → MAEPEATDARLAQLEADNARLRRLLDKSGTPDGLRHGLRDTLAMLRAVLRLSAETAETVDGYATHLEGRLDAIARVRVAADTFGEVSLHTLISDELMIHLIREGEQATLEGPTVRLRPKAAQLMALAVHELCSNAVEHGAFGLSKGGVDVTWAVAGDGKSAPGDLTLVWKESGGTGVTQPGRRGFGMQVLTEMLSYELRAAVALAFEPDGLRCTVSCPLIPRIGRLVEDERADEAGEPG, encoded by the coding sequence ATGGCAGAGCCTGAAGCAACGGACGCGCGCCTCGCGCAGCTCGAAGCGGACAACGCCCGTCTCCGCCGCCTCCTGGACAAGTCCGGGACACCGGACGGTCTGCGTCACGGCTTGCGCGACACGTTGGCGATGCTGCGGGCTGTCCTGCGGCTCTCGGCCGAGACCGCCGAAACCGTCGACGGCTACGCGACGCACCTCGAAGGTCGGCTCGACGCCATCGCGCGGGTGCGGGTCGCGGCCGACACCTTCGGCGAGGTCAGCCTGCACACGCTGATCTCCGACGAGTTGATGATCCACCTGATCCGCGAAGGCGAGCAGGCGACGCTGGAGGGCCCGACTGTGCGCCTCAGGCCGAAGGCCGCGCAGCTGATGGCCCTGGCAGTCCACGAACTCTGCAGCAACGCGGTCGAGCACGGCGCCTTCGGTCTCTCGAAGGGCGGTGTCGACGTCACCTGGGCCGTCGCCGGTGACGGGAAGAGCGCGCCCGGTGACCTGACGCTCGTCTGGAAGGAGTCGGGCGGCACCGGCGTCACGCAGCCGGGCCGGCGCGGCTTCGGCATGCAGGTGCTCACCGAGATGTTGAGCTACGAGCTGCGCGCGGCCGTCGCGCTCGCCTTCGAGCCCGACGGGTTGCGCTGCACGGTGAGCTGCCCGCTGATCCCGCGGATCGGGCGCTTGGTCGAGGACGAGCGCGCGGACGAAGCCGGCGAACCGGGCTGA